From a region of the Methanolobus tindarius DSM 2278 genome:
- a CDS encoding FKBP-type peptidyl-prolyl cis-trans isomerase — protein MAIKDGDTVKIEYVGLLDDGSVFDASETHGQPLEFTVGEGNVIKGFDEAVKGLEVGEEKEFRIEAKDAYGEYNDALKDTVSRDLVRSDMEMEVGKTFWVQSPHGQTIPAKIVELTEDEVTFDLNHPLAGKALTFKIIVVEA, from the coding sequence ATGGCAATTAAAGATGGAGATACAGTAAAGATAGAATATGTAGGTTTGCTTGATGATGGTTCTGTTTTTGATGCTTCAGAGACACACGGTCAGCCTTTAGAATTCACAGTAGGTGAAGGTAATGTGATAAAGGGCTTTGATGAAGCAGTTAAAGGTCTTGAAGTTGGCGAGGAAAAAGAATTCAGGATAGAAGCTAAAGATGCTTATGGAGAATACAATGATGCTCTTAAGGATACAGTTTCCAGGGATCTTGTAAGGTCTGACATGGAAATGGAAGTAGGTAAAACATTCTGGGTACAGTCTCCTCATGGACAGACAATCCCTGCAAAAATTGTTGAGCTGACAGAAGATGAAGTAACCTTTGATCTTAACCATCCACTTGCAGGCAAGGCTCTGACATTTAAGATTATAGTGGTTGAAGCATAA
- a CDS encoding SIMPL domain-containing protein, whose protein sequence is MSQENNKLYSLILVLAIALALMAATLYAGSQGTAQENTEHTISMSGYAEQKVVPDTASISIGVVTQEITANGSSSENAVIMNSIVNELKALGLEDREMQTSYVSVSPVYNYTGGRTITGYSASNSVDITTKKLDMINEIIDRSAAAGANQIGSLSFSVSDTMQKELRDELISEAVTDSRSKADMLASSLNVKITGVKTSSVNDNSGISTIYSTAQEMPVAEEASTPISPGESTVSMSVQVTYIIE, encoded by the coding sequence TTGTCACAGGAAAACAATAAACTATATAGTTTAATTTTGGTTCTGGCTATAGCCCTGGCGCTGATGGCAGCGACATTGTATGCAGGATCACAGGGGACAGCACAGGAAAACACAGAACATACAATTTCCATGAGTGGGTATGCGGAACAGAAAGTAGTGCCTGACACTGCATCAATAAGTATCGGAGTTGTAACCCAGGAAATAACAGCAAACGGTTCAAGCAGTGAAAATGCTGTAATAATGAATTCAATAGTAAATGAATTAAAGGCTCTGGGTTTAGAGGATAGGGAAATGCAGACATCTTATGTTTCAGTATCGCCGGTATACAATTATACCGGAGGAAGAACCATAACCGGGTACTCGGCCTCAAATAGTGTGGATATAACCACTAAAAAACTTGACATGATCAATGAGATAATTGACAGGTCTGCTGCAGCCGGAGCTAACCAGATAGGCAGTCTGTCATTCTCCGTGTCAGACACAATGCAGAAAGAACTTCGTGATGAGCTTATTTCAGAAGCTGTAACTGATTCGCGCTCAAAAGCAGATATGCTTGCAAGCAGTCTGAATGTAAAGATTACAGGTGTAAAAACATCATCTGTAAATGATAATAGTGGCATCTCTACTATTTATAGTACAGCACAGGAAATGCCTGTGGCAGAGGAAGCGTCAACTCCGATAAGTCCGGGCGAATCAACTGTTTCAATGTCTGTGCAGGTCACTTATATTATTGAGTAA
- a CDS encoding PAS domain S-box protein — MSKILVLFEEGSDTAELSEKLQSMGHVVCEAKISTNSLQEHLISSFETGYDLLILRINTEFGKTLVQLELISELSTIPVLPVISNVNNQLITKLRSLSFSSCIVWPASDEQLATSIQFCISKKDNERWKTDEDKKYAQRYRTITEMSVDGFMYLDREGSILDVNRKYCEMSGYSYYELLEMSVSDIEADMDKKEITYHIDKTILSGKDLFETHHRRKDGKIISVEISAIYTSSDSHGLFCFVRDISDRVRLENDLRESERSKSVLISNLPGIAYRCELDREWTMRFISQGCFELTGYKAEDLINNQKTSFNDLIEPEYRDYLWDKWQRILANGEFFRDEYRIKTASGKLKWVWEQGKGVADEQGNVIALEGFITDITQRKLMEERVKESEEIFRTTLYSIGDGVITTDTNGCLQQMNTIAEELTGWSESEAKGKMLEDIFPIINEDSRSEVEIPVRKVLREGKIVGLANHTLLISRKGNEIPIADSGSPIKNASGDISGVVLVFRDQTEEREAQRALQESEARFRLLVEHAPEAIFVQTDNKFAYLNPAALELFGADSPEQLIGNFVVEQFHPDSRSQVKERISTLDSKKQAAPIMEEICLRMDGSSFVAEVSAVPLNYEGKNGALFFFRDITERKRAEEEILKAKLMSDNANRSKTEFLANTSHELKTPLSSIIGFSDLLLEGVSGDLNDKQTKYLKTIYQSGNLLLNLINNILDLSQIEFGEMELKLTRFDIVRVVQDVYSMMFILSERKGVSLELISNTDKLDVVADRIKVKEILYNLIDNALKFTPKNGYVNINIGLRDENTILISVADSGIGIGEDDVKRVFEPFYQVDGSSTRKYRGSGLGLAIIEKFVKMHGGNIWVESTIGEGSEFFFTIPVNQV; from the coding sequence ATGAGTAAAATATTGGTGCTTTTTGAAGAAGGTTCTGATACGGCAGAGCTATCAGAAAAACTACAGTCTATGGGACATGTGGTTTGCGAGGCAAAGATCAGCACTAACAGCCTGCAAGAGCATCTTATATCTTCTTTTGAAACTGGCTATGACCTTCTTATTTTAAGAATAAATACAGAGTTTGGAAAAACACTCGTTCAACTTGAACTTATAAGTGAATTATCTACAATTCCTGTTCTTCCTGTAATTTCAAATGTAAATAATCAGCTAATAACGAAGCTCAGATCATTATCATTTTCATCCTGTATTGTATGGCCTGCATCTGATGAACAATTAGCTACTTCTATTCAATTCTGTATTTCAAAAAAGGACAATGAACGCTGGAAAACAGATGAAGATAAAAAGTACGCCCAAAGATATCGTACTATTACCGAAATGTCTGTTGATGGCTTTATGTATTTAGACAGGGAAGGCAGCATACTTGATGTAAACAGAAAATATTGTGAAATGTCTGGTTATTCGTACTATGAACTACTGGAAATGAGTGTGTCTGACATTGAAGCAGATATGGATAAAAAAGAAATAACGTACCATATTGACAAAACGATTCTATCCGGCAAGGACCTGTTTGAAACCCATCATCGCAGAAAAGACGGAAAAATAATTAGTGTTGAAATCAGTGCCATTTATACAAGCAGTGATTCTCATGGCCTTTTCTGTTTTGTGAGGGACATAAGTGATCGTGTAAGATTGGAGAATGATCTAAGGGAAAGTGAAAGAAGTAAATCTGTTCTCATTTCAAATTTACCAGGTATTGCTTATCGTTGTGAACTTGACAGAGAGTGGACAATGCGTTTTATTTCCCAAGGCTGTTTTGAGCTTACAGGATACAAGGCGGAAGATTTGATTAACAACCAAAAAACATCGTTTAATGACCTCATAGAGCCTGAATACAGGGATTATCTCTGGGACAAGTGGCAGAGAATACTGGCAAATGGCGAATTCTTCAGGGATGAATACAGGATCAAAACTGCTTCCGGAAAACTAAAGTGGGTGTGGGAACAGGGGAAAGGTGTAGCTGATGAACAGGGCAATGTAATTGCACTTGAAGGTTTCATTACTGATATTACACAGCGAAAATTAATGGAAGAGCGTGTAAAAGAGAGTGAAGAGATTTTCAGGACCACCCTTTACAGTATAGGTGACGGAGTAATAACAACCGATACCAACGGTTGTCTTCAGCAGATGAATACAATAGCTGAAGAATTGACGGGTTGGTCTGAGTCTGAAGCAAAAGGAAAAATGCTTGAAGATATATTTCCGATCATAAATGAGGATAGCAGAAGCGAAGTTGAAATTCCTGTCAGAAAGGTTCTCAGGGAAGGAAAAATCGTTGGGCTGGCAAATCACACTCTTCTTATTTCCAGAAAAGGAAATGAAATCCCCATTGCAGACAGCGGTTCCCCAATAAAAAATGCTTCTGGTGATATATCCGGTGTAGTTCTTGTTTTCCGTGACCAGACTGAAGAACGGGAAGCACAAAGAGCTTTGCAGGAAAGTGAAGCCCGCTTCCGTCTGCTTGTAGAACATGCTCCTGAAGCTATTTTTGTCCAGACAGACAACAAATTCGCATATCTGAATCCGGCAGCTCTGGAATTGTTTGGTGCTGACTCTCCGGAACAATTAATAGGAAATTTTGTTGTTGAGCAATTCCATCCAGATTCACGTTCACAGGTAAAGGAAAGAATAAGCACCCTTGATTCTAAAAAGCAAGCAGCTCCTATAATGGAAGAGATATGTCTGCGTATGGATGGAAGTTCTTTTGTTGCAGAAGTCTCGGCAGTTCCTCTTAATTATGAAGGTAAAAACGGAGCCCTTTTCTTTTTCCGTGACATAACCGAAAGAAAAAGAGCCGAAGAAGAGATACTAAAAGCAAAACTAATGTCGGATAATGCCAACCGCAGTAAGACTGAATTTCTGGCAAATACCAGTCATGAACTTAAAACCCCTCTTAGTTCTATCATTGGGTTTTCTGACCTGCTTCTGGAAGGTGTTTCCGGTGATCTGAATGACAAACAGACAAAATATCTGAAGACCATTTATCAGAGTGGAAACCTTCTTCTTAATTTGATTAATAATATTCTTGATCTTTCGCAAATTGAATTCGGTGAAATGGAACTTAAACTTACTAGATTTGATATTGTACGAGTTGTCCAGGATGTTTATTCTATGATGTTCATATTATCCGAAAGGAAAGGAGTTTCACTTGAATTAATATCAAATACGGATAAACTTGATGTTGTAGCTGACAGGATCAAGGTAAAAGAGATTCTTTATAATTTGATTGACAATGCATTAAAATTTACTCCCAAAAATGGATATGTAAATATAAATATTGGCCTACGGGACGAAAATACAATACTGATATCAGTAGCCGATTCCGGAATTGGTATTGGGGAAGATGACGTTAAAAGGGTATTCGAGCCATTTTACCAGGTTGATGGTTCTTCAACACGCAAATACCGGGGCAGTGGTCTTGGTCTTGCTATAATTGAAAAATTTGTGAAAATGCATGGCGGAAATATATGGGTTGAAAGTACGATAGGGGAAGGTAGTGAGTTCTTTTTTACTATCCCTGTTAATCAGGTATGA
- a CDS encoding MFS transporter, with protein MEPKQEVNMESNLAARKGNINPTCKNPEENQPSKKSPLADKTQKQIVLLIAILAGFITPFDGSAVNIALPTMGAEFNMDAISLSWVATAYLLSSAVFLVPFGKIADIYGRKKVFLYGIIIFSLASLAMTMVPTEGMLIAVRVIQGLGSAMIFGTGAAIITSVFSPGERGTALGIYITAVYVGLSMGPFLGGIMTQHLGWRSIFLVNVPIGAIAVLLILWKLKGEWAECRGEKFDFTGSVIYGAAVVAVMYGFSSLPEIKGAALIGLGLLGIGLFALYEMRIPTPVLDIRLLTRNRVFALSNMSALINYSATYAVTFLLSLDLQYTKGFTPGHAGMILIAQPIIQAAISPVAGKLSDHIEPRLIASTGMGLTATGLFLLTFVTEATALWYIVGTLVLLGAGFGLFSSPNTNVIMSSVDKRFYGVASGMNGTMRLLGQMLSMGIAMMIFSVVIGPVVITSKYYPQFVTSMHYAFILFTIFCIIGIFASLARGKNSSNNH; from the coding sequence ATGGAACCAAAACAGGAAGTAAATATGGAATCAAATCTTGCAGCAAGAAAAGGTAACATTAATCCAACATGTAAAAATCCAGAAGAAAATCAGCCATCTAAGAAATCACCTTTAGCTGATAAAACGCAGAAACAGATAGTTCTGCTTATAGCCATACTCGCAGGTTTTATCACTCCATTTGATGGCTCGGCGGTGAACATCGCTTTACCAACCATGGGAGCAGAATTCAATATGGATGCTATTTCACTTTCCTGGGTAGCTACTGCATATCTACTTTCATCAGCAGTATTTCTGGTTCCTTTCGGGAAAATTGCTGACATATATGGGAGAAAAAAGGTTTTCCTTTATGGAATTATTATTTTCAGTCTGGCATCACTGGCAATGACCATGGTTCCCACAGAAGGGATGCTTATAGCTGTCCGTGTCATTCAGGGTCTTGGAAGTGCCATGATCTTTGGTACAGGAGCTGCCATTATAACTTCCGTATTCTCTCCAGGAGAAAGGGGTACTGCTCTTGGTATCTACATCACTGCCGTTTATGTGGGACTTTCCATGGGTCCGTTCCTTGGTGGAATTATGACACAACACCTTGGATGGAGAAGTATTTTCCTTGTTAATGTGCCAATCGGTGCCATTGCAGTTTTGCTTATACTCTGGAAACTCAAAGGTGAATGGGCTGAGTGTCGCGGAGAAAAATTTGACTTTACAGGCTCTGTAATCTATGGAGCTGCTGTTGTTGCAGTTATGTACGGTTTCTCCAGTCTCCCTGAAATAAAAGGTGCGGCTCTTATAGGTCTTGGACTCCTGGGTATCGGGCTCTTTGCTCTTTATGAAATGCGTATACCCACTCCAGTGCTTGATATCAGGCTTCTGACCAGAAATCGTGTTTTTGCACTATCGAATATGTCTGCACTCATAAATTACAGTGCAACCTATGCAGTTACATTTTTACTGAGTCTTGACCTGCAGTATACCAAGGGATTTACTCCCGGACATGCAGGTATGATTCTTATCGCACAGCCTATCATACAGGCAGCTATATCACCTGTGGCCGGCAAGCTTTCTGACCACATTGAGCCCCGGTTAATTGCATCAACAGGAATGGGACTTACAGCAACCGGACTTTTCTTATTGACTTTTGTTACGGAAGCAACAGCACTCTGGTATATCGTAGGAACACTTGTGCTGCTTGGTGCAGGTTTTGGTCTGTTCTCATCACCTAATACCAACGTTATCATGAGCTCAGTTGATAAAAGATTCTATGGGGTGGCATCAGGAATGAACGGCACCATGAGACTGCTTGGACAGATGCTCTCAATGGGTATAGCCATGATGATATTTTCAGTGGTTATCGGTCCTGTAGTGATAACTTCCAAGTATTATCCTCAGTTTGTTACCAGCATGCATTATGCATTTATCCTGTTCACAATCTTCTGTATAATAGGAATATTTGCGTCTCTTGCAAGAGGAAAGAACTCTTCAAATAATCATTGA
- a CDS encoding CPBP family glutamic-type intramembrane protease, with protein MSFKDIRDIVDWNIYWLLFMVAEFSLLAALPYGITMSGDALYDLAMAVPTILATQFARSTVIFLIGIFTGLYLGKKVGLKTPVLSSLFEDRRLPSDFKDSFRFSILMGLIISFVIIILDTLVFTRYSESLLIFLTTPPLWQRFLYSFYIGITEEIVLRFFLMTFLVWITWKIKKNSEGKATEIGAWISILLVTLLYSTIYVFLSRETMDPALVMRIAVFNGMSSMVFGWIYWKKGLEYSIISNTTATMMLFVVFGTLFH; from the coding sequence ATGAGCTTCAAGGATATCAGAGATATTGTAGACTGGAACATCTACTGGCTGCTGTTTATGGTGGCTGAATTCTCATTGCTGGCAGCACTTCCTTATGGAATTACAATGTCAGGTGATGCATTGTATGACCTGGCCATGGCAGTGCCTACAATACTGGCAACACAGTTTGCCAGATCAACGGTGATATTTCTTATTGGTATTTTCACAGGCCTGTATCTTGGCAAAAAAGTTGGCCTGAAAACACCGGTACTTAGTTCTCTTTTTGAAGACAGGAGACTACCTTCTGATTTTAAAGACTCTTTCAGGTTCTCGATTCTCATGGGTCTGATTATATCATTTGTAATCATAATTCTGGATACTCTTGTTTTTACACGATATTCAGAATCGTTACTCATCTTCCTGACAACTCCGCCCCTATGGCAGCGATTTTTGTATTCATTTTACATAGGCATCACTGAAGAGATTGTATTAAGGTTTTTTTTGATGACATTCCTTGTGTGGATTACCTGGAAAATAAAGAAAAATTCAGAAGGAAAAGCTACAGAAATTGGTGCCTGGATTTCTATTTTATTAGTAACCTTGCTTTATAGCACCATTTATGTGTTTCTATCCAGAGAAACAATGGATCCGGCACTTGTTATGCGTATTGCAGTTTTTAATGGAATGTCAAGCATGGTATTCGGATGGATTTACTGGAAAAAAGGACTCGAGTACTCCATAATATCCAATACCACCGCCACTATGATGCTATTTGTAGTGTTTGGAACTCTGTTTCATTGA
- a CDS encoding DUF7847 domain-containing protein, with translation MEYGNLLGTSIKTVLRNFVSYAIATVILSVGSILFVTAPPLLYGFVMMLAKGTRNEVVKGMDILDGFRNGNFVRSWKYMLFVMIIAVLISIIAMILLFFVGILSFGLMFTLGSSSSSIPESVILAIVAILYLAVLCIALIPVFFMLYMLPLYVIKGYDITDALSESAAIVKSNIIASVIISLIVGFVALVGVLPYYAGLFLGWPVAFNLVIYITGVLLTTPLSQQILVNTTFELASFPFEKEQINK, from the coding sequence ATGGAATATGGTAATCTTTTAGGCACTTCAATAAAAACGGTTCTAAGAAACTTTGTTTCCTATGCAATCGCAACGGTGATTCTTAGCGTTGGCTCAATATTATTTGTAACTGCTCCACCGTTGCTTTATGGTTTTGTCATGATGCTTGCAAAAGGCACAAGAAATGAAGTGGTAAAAGGAATGGATATTCTGGATGGATTCAGGAACGGTAATTTTGTCCGTAGCTGGAAATACATGCTTTTTGTGATGATAATTGCTGTTCTGATTTCAATAATTGCAATGATATTGCTATTTTTTGTCGGAATACTTTCATTTGGACTTATGTTTACACTGGGTTCTTCCAGTTCCTCCATACCCGAATCAGTAATTCTGGCAATAGTGGCTATACTCTATCTTGCAGTTCTCTGTATTGCCCTTATTCCGGTATTTTTCATGCTTTATATGCTGCCACTATATGTAATCAAAGGATATGACATAACAGATGCTTTGTCAGAAAGTGCTGCAATTGTAAAGTCAAACATTATAGCAAGTGTTATAATAAGTCTGATAGTAGGTTTTGTGGCTCTTGTAGGAGTACTTCCGTATTATGCAGGTTTATTTCTGGGATGGCCTGTTGCCTTCAATTTAGTTATCTACATAACCGGTGTTTTACTTACAACTCCATTAAGTCAGCAGATTCTTGTAAACACTACTTTCGAGCTGGCATCATTTCCATTTGAAAAAGAACAAATCAATAAATAA
- a CDS encoding ribulose-bisphosphate carboxylase: protein MSSIHKDLVKSLNSKQEAYVNLELPDPTNGEYLLGVFHLTPGGKFNILQAAAEVAAESSTGTNFKVNTETSFSRVMNALVYQLDLERELVWIAYPWRLFDRGGNVQNILTYIVGNILGMKEVAALKLLDVWFPPSMLEQYDGPSYTVDDMRKYLDVYDRPILGTIVKPKMGLTSAEYAEVCYDFWVGGGDFVKNDEPQANQDFCPYDKMVKHVKEAMDKAVRETGHKKVHSFNVSAADFDTMIERCEMIVNAGFEPGSYAFLIDGITAGWMAVQTLRRRYPDVFIHFHRAAHGAFTRPENPLGFSVLVLSKFARLAGASGIHTGTAGVGKMKGTPEEDVVAAHEIQYMSAEGHFFKQSWSKIPDTDKDAINIVNVDLAHHVVLEDDSWRGMKKCCPIVSGGLNPVRLKPFIDVMENVDFITTMGSGVHAHPGGTQDGAKALVQACDAYLQKIDIEEYAKTNKELAQAIEYFTNASKDAM, encoded by the coding sequence ATGAGTTCAATTCACAAAGATCTGGTTAAATCGCTCAACTCCAAACAGGAAGCATATGTAAATCTGGAACTGCCTGATCCGACAAATGGTGAATATCTTCTCGGAGTTTTCCACCTGACACCTGGTGGAAAGTTCAATATCCTGCAGGCAGCCGCTGAAGTTGCAGCCGAATCGTCAACCGGTACTAATTTTAAAGTTAATACCGAGACCTCATTTTCCCGGGTCATGAATGCTCTTGTTTATCAACTTGACTTAGAACGTGAACTCGTATGGATAGCATATCCATGGAGACTTTTTGACAGGGGAGGAAATGTACAGAACATCCTCACCTATATCGTAGGTAACATTCTCGGAATGAAGGAAGTTGCAGCCCTTAAACTTCTGGATGTATGGTTCCCTCCGTCAATGCTTGAACAGTATGACGGACCAAGCTATACCGTTGATGACATGAGAAAATACCTTGATGTCTATGACAGGCCTATTCTTGGAACCATAGTCAAACCAAAGATGGGACTCACATCTGCCGAGTATGCTGAAGTCTGTTACGATTTCTGGGTAGGTGGCGGTGATTTTGTCAAAAATGACGAACCACAGGCAAACCAGGATTTCTGTCCCTATGATAAGATGGTAAAACATGTGAAGGAAGCAATGGATAAAGCTGTTCGGGAAACCGGACATAAAAAGGTTCATTCATTCAATGTTTCAGCAGCTGATTTTGACACCATGATTGAAAGATGTGAAATGATAGTTAATGCAGGTTTTGAGCCCGGAAGTTATGCTTTCCTTATCGACGGGATTACAGCAGGCTGGATGGCTGTGCAGACACTCAGAAGAAGATATCCTGATGTTTTTATTCACTTCCACAGAGCAGCTCATGGTGCATTTACAAGACCTGAAAACCCACTTGGATTCTCAGTACTTGTTCTCTCCAAATTCGCAAGGCTCGCCGGTGCTTCAGGAATTCACACAGGTACAGCAGGTGTTGGTAAAATGAAAGGAACACCTGAGGAAGATGTAGTTGCAGCACACGAGATTCAGTACATGAGTGCTGAAGGACACTTCTTCAAACAGAGCTGGTCCAAGATACCTGACACAGACAAGGATGCTATCAATATCGTGAATGTGGATCTGGCACATCATGTTGTGCTTGAGGATGATAGCTGGAGAGGCATGAAGAAATGCTGTCCTATTGTCTCCGGAGGACTGAATCCTGTAAGACTGAAGCCTTTTATTGATGTCATGGAAAATGTTGATTTCATAACAACAATGGGATCCGGAGTACATGCCCATCCTGGAGGAACGCAGGACGGAGCTAAAGCCCTTGTACAGGCATGTGATGCATATCTCCAGAAAATTGATATTGAAGAATATGCTAAGACTAACAAAGAACTGGCACAAGCAATTGAATACTTCACTAATGCGTCAAAAGACGCTATGTGA